A genomic segment from Gemmatimonadota bacterium encodes:
- a CDS encoding DNA adenine methylase: MNYIGSKYSLRDFLEAGVLKNVDADCKVFCDVFAGTGVVGTHFKQKGFKIIANDIQYYSFCLNRALVGISQVPAFDGVLDDGKIVPTTLICDATDIVLEYLNTLDGRSGFIYRNYCPGGTEGTEFKRQYFSDENGRRCDAIRMQIEDWWQAGKLTEDEYFYLLASLIDGADRVANTASIYGAFLKHIKKSALKPLQLKRLGIVESDEDHEVHNVNGQALVEHLSCDVLYMDPPYNHRQYCANYHVLETIARYDDPVLKGVTGLRPHDEQKSDFCMKRRALPAFEEMVRKTSAQYVFLSYNSEGIMGKNEILQTMGQYGQVDLMTRDYQRFRADVDRENRVYKADQVEEYLFCLSKQ; the protein is encoded by the coding sequence ATGAACTATATCGGAAGCAAGTATTCTCTGCGTGACTTTCTCGAAGCGGGTGTCCTGAAAAATGTAGATGCAGATTGTAAGGTGTTCTGTGATGTTTTTGCTGGCACTGGTGTTGTGGGGACGCATTTTAAGCAGAAGGGCTTTAAGATTATCGCTAATGATATCCAATACTACTCCTTTTGTCTCAATCGCGCACTTGTAGGCATTAGTCAAGTACCCGCATTTGATGGCGTTCTGGATGATGGAAAAATAGTTCCGACAACACTAATTTGCGACGCAACCGACATTGTATTGGAATATCTCAATACTTTGGATGGAAGGTCCGGATTTATCTATCGAAATTATTGCCCAGGAGGGACAGAGGGGACAGAGTTTAAGAGACAGTATTTCTCTGATGAGAATGGCAGGCGGTGTGATGCGATTCGGATGCAGATTGAAGACTGGTGGCAAGCGGGCAAATTGACGGAGGATGAGTACTTTTATCTTTTGGCGAGTTTGATCGATGGGGCAGATCGGGTTGCAAATACGGCGTCGATCTATGGTGCGTTTTTGAAGCATATCAAGAAGAGTGCACTGAAACCCCTGCAATTAAAGCGGCTCGGTATTGTCGAGAGCGATGAGGACCATGAAGTACACAATGTAAATGGGCAGGCGTTGGTTGAGCATCTGTCTTGCGATGTGTTGTATATGGATCCGCCCTATAATCATCGCCAGTATTGTGCGAATTACCATGTGCTTGAGACGATTGCGCGTTACGATGATCCGGTCTTGAAAGGTGTGACGGGTCTGCGTCCTCATGACGAGCAAAAATCTGATTTTTGTATGAAGAGACGGGCTTTACCCGCATTTGAGGAGATGGTTAGAAAGACATCGGCGCAGTATGTATTCCTCAGCTATAATAGCGAGGGAATTATGGGTAAGAATGAGATTTTGCAGACAATGGGACAATATGGGCAAGTGGATTTGATGACGCGAGATTACCAGCGTTTTCGGGCGGATGTAGATCGGGAGAACCGGGTTTATAAAGCAGATCAGGTGGAAGAGTATCTGTTCTGTTTGAGCAAGCAGTGA
- a CDS encoding right-handed parallel beta-helix repeat-containing protein, translating to MERVTYIALFLVLVFAVHQPSQIQGRTMIVATQSSSEKSKAAADFVGDGVGDQEEIYAAIHALPASGGTVTLMEGTYDIRKVKDKLGGLIIDRSNVTLIGRGAATRLILAPDQNTNVIRIIGNGVGNIVIRDLWVDQNRDQNPYNGAEFVNISHGRFEYNGIKAFCAEPGGSCPEPTHNITIENCTVLNAQRLGIMLDGPNMRVVNNRLGNAHSDAVELLEGPGFVMGNFVEITGRTHVAVGSDRGNSIIMANNVVHVREGGDLDIAFRSWADSERHVISNNIVMVDKGGKLGLAMDVRGFDTSITGNVIRGRGEAERLPLWLTGAGMAVTGNHFQNVELIVNDQTGTNRPILIQGNVMENSRVSHEVGNLIRSEGD from the coding sequence ATGGAGCGGGTTACATATATTGCGTTGTTTTTGGTGCTGGTTTTTGCAGTTCATCAACCATCTCAAATACAGGGTAGAACGATGATTGTTGCAACGCAGAGTTCATCGGAAAAGTCAAAAGCTGCAGCCGATTTTGTGGGCGATGGAGTGGGCGATCAGGAGGAGATTTACGCGGCGATTCACGCGTTGCCAGCATCCGGTGGGACGGTGACGCTGATGGAAGGGACGTATGATATTCGCAAGGTGAAAGATAAGCTCGGGGGATTGATTATTGACCGCAGCAATGTGACGCTAATAGGGCGGGGTGCAGCCACGCGGTTGATTCTGGCGCCGGATCAGAATACCAATGTGATCCGAATTATCGGGAATGGCGTGGGAAATATTGTGATTCGAGATCTTTGGGTGGATCAGAACCGGGATCAGAACCCGTATAATGGAGCGGAGTTTGTGAATATTTCGCACGGGCGGTTCGAGTATAATGGCATTAAAGCGTTTTGTGCAGAGCCGGGTGGGTCCTGTCCGGAGCCGACACACAATATTACGATTGAGAATTGTACGGTGCTGAACGCGCAGAGGCTGGGTATTATGCTGGATGGTCCCAATATGCGGGTGGTGAATAACCGCCTGGGCAATGCCCATTCCGATGCGGTGGAGCTTCTGGAGGGTCCGGGCTTTGTGATGGGAAATTTTGTAGAGATTACCGGGCGCACGCATGTGGCGGTGGGTTCTGATCGTGGAAATTCGATCATTATGGCAAATAATGTCGTGCATGTGCGAGAGGGAGGAGATCTGGATATCGCTTTTCGATCCTGGGCAGATTCCGAGCGGCATGTGATTTCCAATAATATTGTTATGGTGGATAAAGGCGGAAAGCTGGGGCTGGCGATGGATGTGCGTGGGTTTGATACGTCTATTACGGGAAATGTGATTCGAGGCCGGGGCGAGGCGGAGCGCCTGCCGCTGTGGCTTACTGGTGCAGGTATGGCGGTTACTGGCAATCATTTTCAGAATGTAGAACTGATTGTAAATGACCAGACCGGTACGAATCGTCCGATTTTGATTCAGGGTAATGTGATGGAAAATTCCAGAGTTTCGCATGAGGTGGGAAATTTGATTCGCTCGGAGGGAGATTGA
- a CDS encoding phytanoyl-CoA dioxygenase family protein: MSEQKYRVAPPGFTRDQWDEFQEDGMLVVEDALTDEECDRYIEMMDAAATRSEKYDSAKFFGPNNIVERYPEFAELIDHPRHIGFMHDVYGELLKLHISQFFLRPRDTSRNKWHPDGARAVPYGVFSPVLPIQIKVAYWLTDLPDPDMGNFVYMPGSHKGQYFDFYDTHDEVPGEKVICPKRGTMTFMHCNTWHRVAPNNTDTVRKNIFLAYCPSWICEADRHQCDPDWLATLNREQRIIMRSYNGGYARTKPAASEFPLFLDRETGSDRDYGVWPDHVALHRRKRMTTVEKFELASA, from the coding sequence ATGTCAGAACAGAAATATCGCGTGGCACCGCCGGGGTTTACGCGGGATCAGTGGGACGAATTTCAAGAGGATGGCATGCTCGTTGTGGAAGACGCACTGACAGACGAGGAATGCGATCGCTATATCGAGATGATGGATGCTGCAGCTACCCGCAGTGAAAAATACGATTCAGCGAAATTTTTTGGTCCAAACAATATCGTAGAACGGTATCCCGAATTTGCCGAGTTGATTGATCATCCCCGGCATATCGGTTTTATGCACGATGTGTATGGCGAATTGTTAAAGCTCCATATTTCTCAATTTTTTTTGCGTCCCCGCGATACGAGCCGCAACAAGTGGCATCCCGATGGCGCACGCGCAGTGCCCTATGGCGTTTTTTCACCGGTTTTGCCCATACAAATCAAAGTGGCGTATTGGCTGACTGATCTTCCCGATCCGGATATGGGAAATTTTGTCTATATGCCCGGCAGCCACAAGGGGCAGTATTTTGATTTTTACGATACCCATGATGAAGTTCCCGGCGAAAAAGTAATTTGTCCAAAGCGCGGCACGATGACGTTTATGCACTGCAATACCTGGCATCGCGTGGCGCCCAATAATACGGATACCGTGAGAAAGAACATCTTTTTGGCTTATTGTCCGTCGTGGATTTGCGAAGCGGACAGGCACCAATGCGATCCCGATTGGCTCGCCACGCTCAACCGCGAGCAGCGCATTATTATGCGAAGCTATAATGGCGGATATGCGAGGACCAAGCCCGCAGCCAGTGAATTTCCGCTCTTTCTGGATCGGGAAACGGGTTCTGATCGAGACTATGGCGTTTGGCCCGATCACGTTGCGTTGCATCGGCGCAAACGCATGACCACCGTTGAAAAATTTGAGTTGGCATCCGCTTGA
- a CDS encoding TonB-dependent receptor, with product MSRFIPILVCVGLLSGVVQAQSVGTVTGTVVDASSGEKLEAVQVHIPTLKLGVVSDEQGRFTIPNVPSGAHELRADLIGYATATAVITVIAGETVTVALQMNPSALYLDEVVVTGTAFKEAPISMTYAVAVVGREKMAEQGSPQAVDFFKNLGASHGVIGERSSWYNASQAGTLTESIANVNLRGLGASRTLVLINSRRQTYVPARLIGGRFVDVNVIPSIALDRIEVLKEGASAIYGSDAVAGVANFLTRSDFEGFEVSGAHEYFEGAGDTNIGAIWGKKLAEGTHAVISVEWMGRQELPSTERDYLLQPWHGGGQRLGWSSLGNPGTFAIGAPAPWTAAIHAPRCEEFGGFRESWTCRFRYQQYENLVEKMSHIRAFAEINGTLDNGTDYHVEYLWAEAEIPNWYTTPSYPPFPLTDTSIMEVAPNHPGRQAFCEDYGANPGDLYYDACHGGENWYFNGRPFGNSGPGRTLSRQSNTLRMAASANGDFKAFGGRDAHFDVGLAYSRTAGNYNLPGVYIERLFLGFRGFGGPNCGVGVEADPTSLAGMRLGRIYDQVAGQGNCEYYNPFGNAIEFTDQHGSNFENSPNPGYRPDLANSPELREWLANQEVNLQSTSDMLVADATLTGTWTENVWLNASYAAGYQFRKLSATGDPNDPGDVTINPCPVPGDKGCSEEDKFGPYAFTNVNRPYSEDQTVHRFFGEIPLSLGERVDVQLAANYEFHDVASSFDPKFGWRVQLSESPTHSAFLRGSVQTTFRTPSLDDVNESPLSTLEWINQTGAYQTVDRIGSKDLKPEQAFTYNAGLALVTEAGSEATFDYWSYDFSDVIGRITDLYAEEANKNALKQFIVCPDGVGTGTCAASELERVRVDIVNWPGVKTSGIDVHLGTRIPAGTGQFAASLDGTYTLSYETKALMHGNLVLQDAADAAGYLNFGNPIATSLPKLKGRASAGYHWKTYSLVSYLNYISSYEDRGSMSSDNDNIRNLFGTIDSFVTWDVSFLWNVSRGVNIAFSGINLLGTRPPLVNIEQAYDGFTHDPKERRLKLGLTYQFGSP from the coding sequence TTGAGCAGATTTATTCCGATTCTGGTATGTGTGGGATTGCTTTCTGGCGTGGTCCAGGCGCAATCTGTTGGAACAGTCACAGGTACTGTGGTCGATGCGTCAAGCGGAGAGAAATTGGAAGCGGTACAGGTCCATATTCCGACTCTGAAACTGGGAGTAGTGTCGGATGAACAAGGTCGCTTTACCATTCCAAATGTGCCTTCTGGGGCACACGAACTGAGAGCTGATCTGATCGGCTATGCGACCGCGACAGCAGTGATTACCGTGATTGCAGGAGAAACCGTGACGGTTGCGTTGCAGATGAATCCCTCCGCGCTTTATTTGGACGAAGTGGTGGTGACGGGTACGGCGTTTAAGGAAGCGCCCATCAGTATGACGTATGCGGTCGCGGTGGTTGGGCGAGAGAAGATGGCAGAACAAGGTTCTCCACAGGCGGTTGATTTCTTCAAGAATCTGGGTGCGAGCCACGGCGTGATCGGCGAGCGGAGCAGTTGGTACAATGCGAGCCAGGCTGGCACTCTGACGGAGAGCATTGCCAATGTGAACTTGCGCGGGCTGGGGGCTTCAAGGACGCTGGTGTTGATCAATAGCCGCCGACAGACTTATGTTCCCGCGCGCTTGATCGGTGGACGCTTTGTCGATGTCAATGTTATTCCCTCTATCGCCCTTGACCGGATTGAGGTGCTCAAGGAAGGGGCCTCGGCTATCTATGGATCGGATGCAGTGGCCGGCGTTGCCAATTTTTTGACCCGATCCGATTTTGAGGGTTTTGAAGTCTCGGGAGCGCACGAGTATTTCGAAGGCGCTGGTGATACAAATATAGGCGCGATATGGGGTAAAAAACTCGCTGAAGGAACCCATGCGGTTATTTCTGTGGAATGGATGGGGCGCCAGGAGCTACCTTCTACAGAGAGAGACTACCTGTTGCAGCCGTGGCACGGTGGCGGGCAACGCCTCGGATGGTCGAGTTTGGGGAATCCCGGCACCTTTGCCATTGGTGCTCCCGCTCCGTGGACCGCTGCCATCCACGCTCCTCGATGTGAGGAATTTGGCGGTTTCCGGGAATCCTGGACATGCCGCTTCCGCTATCAGCAGTATGAGAATCTGGTCGAAAAAATGAGCCATATCCGTGCTTTTGCCGAGATCAATGGTACTCTGGACAATGGTACAGATTATCATGTGGAGTACCTGTGGGCCGAGGCAGAGATTCCCAATTGGTACACGACGCCTTCGTATCCGCCGTTCCCACTGACAGACACGAGTATTATGGAAGTAGCGCCCAATCACCCGGGGCGGCAGGCATTTTGCGAGGATTACGGTGCAAATCCCGGCGATCTGTATTACGACGCCTGCCATGGCGGCGAGAACTGGTATTTCAATGGGCGGCCATTCGGGAACTCGGGGCCAGGGCGCACGTTGAGTCGTCAATCGAATACTTTGCGCATGGCGGCTTCCGCAAATGGCGATTTTAAGGCGTTCGGCGGTCGAGATGCCCATTTTGATGTGGGGCTTGCTTATTCGCGCACTGCGGGAAATTACAATTTGCCGGGGGTGTATATTGAGCGTTTATTCCTCGGTTTCCGCGGTTTTGGAGGACCAAATTGCGGTGTTGGTGTGGAGGCAGATCCAACGTCTCTGGCAGGGATGCGACTCGGACGGATCTACGACCAGGTGGCAGGTCAGGGCAACTGCGAGTACTACAACCCCTTCGGCAATGCCATCGAGTTCACGGATCAACATGGCTCGAATTTTGAGAACTCGCCGAATCCTGGTTACCGCCCCGATCTTGCGAATAGCCCCGAATTGCGGGAGTGGCTCGCCAATCAGGAGGTCAATCTACAGAGCACCTCGGATATGCTGGTTGCCGATGCGACGCTGACGGGAACATGGACAGAGAACGTCTGGCTCAACGCGAGTTATGCCGCTGGATATCAGTTCCGAAAGCTCAGTGCTACTGGCGATCCGAACGACCCGGGTGATGTGACCATCAACCCATGTCCGGTTCCGGGCGATAAGGGGTGCTCAGAGGAAGATAAGTTCGGTCCCTATGCGTTCACGAATGTGAATCGACCGTACTCCGAAGACCAGACGGTACACCGCTTTTTTGGCGAAATTCCCCTGAGTCTGGGAGAGCGCGTTGATGTGCAACTCGCCGCGAATTACGAGTTCCACGATGTGGCGAGCAGTTTTGATCCCAAGTTCGGCTGGCGCGTGCAACTCTCAGAGTCTCCAACCCATTCAGCGTTTTTGCGCGGCTCGGTGCAGACGACATTTCGCACGCCATCGCTGGACGATGTAAATGAAAGCCCGTTATCGACGCTTGAGTGGATCAACCAGACAGGTGCGTACCAAACAGTGGATCGAATCGGGAGCAAGGACCTCAAACCGGAACAGGCATTTACCTATAATGCGGGTCTCGCGCTGGTCACAGAGGCAGGCTCTGAAGCGACTTTTGACTATTGGAGCTACGATTTCAGCGATGTCATCGGGAGAATTACCGACTTATATGCCGAAGAAGCCAATAAGAATGCCCTGAAGCAATTCATTGTCTGTCCAGATGGGGTAGGCACTGGTACCTGCGCGGCCTCAGAACTCGAGCGGGTGCGGGTTGATATTGTCAACTGGCCGGGGGTCAAGACTTCGGGAATCGATGTACATCTGGGCACGCGGATACCAGCGGGTACAGGGCAATTCGCGGCCAGTCTGGATGGCACTTACACGCTGTCGTATGAGACAAAGGCACTAATGCATGGCAATTTGGTACTCCAGGACGCGGCGGACGCGGCGGGTTATTTGAATTTTGGCAATCCCATTGCGACTTCGCTTCCCAAGTTGAAGGGGCGGGCATCGGCGGGCTATCACTGGAAGACCTATAGCCTCGTGAGTTATCTGAACTATATTTCGTCTTATGAGGACCGGGGATCAATGAGTTCCGATAATGATAATATTAGAAATCTATTCGGTACTATTGATTCGTTTGTCACATGGGATGTGAGTTTCCTCTGGAATGTGTCCAGGGGTGTGAATATCGCGTTCTCCGGAATAAATCTGCTCGGCACCAGGCCACCTCTGGTGAATATCGAGCAAGCCTACGATGGCTTCACGCACGATCCCAAAGAGCGGCGGTTGAAGCTGGGGTTAACGTATCAATTCGGGAGTCCATAA
- a CDS encoding enolase, protein MKIKAIELINLDVPFTPHSQKHLGYWLPHWRIHQICHITLENGIEGWGETIPNYTWAKVPGDIEDRIVGRPAAELMWDDSLGAGVQMALFDAIAKAQDVPIYRLLGAKVRDWCPISWWNMDMPPEGWAEECRQAAQAGYTSSKLKARPWFDLHAAIQAVQKVVPPGFHLDLDYNGTLANSANAIPHLRELEAYPEVAMIETPIPQNDVAGNKQIRNLIARPIAMHYNNPPIETTMKEDVTDGFVICAGALRLLKQASVCEQWNKPFWLQLVGSGITTAWAAHLGAILPQAKWPAITCMNIWEHQLVKPAIEVRGGFYRVTETPGLGVEIDPAAIEQYAADYTWVDPPRHLYAYRRKSGEVTYYACTKQDMHHVYPEDSQPISEPDSSLDVIEDDGTQAFDKLYSESQKSAVRKKCEV, encoded by the coding sequence ATGAAAATCAAAGCCATTGAACTCATCAATCTCGACGTCCCCTTCACGCCACACAGCCAGAAACACCTCGGCTACTGGCTTCCCCACTGGCGGATACACCAGATTTGTCATATCACACTCGAAAATGGCATTGAAGGATGGGGCGAAACCATACCCAACTACACCTGGGCCAAAGTACCCGGCGATATCGAAGACAGAATCGTCGGCAGACCCGCCGCTGAATTGATGTGGGATGACAGCCTTGGCGCTGGCGTACAGATGGCTCTGTTTGATGCCATAGCAAAAGCGCAAGATGTTCCGATATACCGCCTGCTGGGCGCAAAAGTGCGCGACTGGTGCCCCATATCCTGGTGGAATATGGACATGCCACCCGAAGGATGGGCAGAAGAATGCCGGCAAGCCGCCCAGGCGGGATATACCAGTTCAAAACTCAAAGCCCGCCCCTGGTTCGACCTGCACGCAGCCATTCAGGCCGTTCAAAAAGTAGTTCCACCCGGCTTTCACCTCGACCTCGACTATAACGGCACCCTCGCCAATTCCGCCAATGCAATCCCGCATCTTCGAGAATTGGAAGCCTATCCCGAAGTGGCGATGATCGAAACGCCGATTCCACAAAACGACGTAGCGGGCAACAAGCAAATCAGAAATTTGATCGCGCGGCCCATTGCCATGCACTACAACAACCCGCCCATTGAAACGACCATGAAAGAAGATGTCACCGATGGTTTTGTCATCTGTGCAGGTGCCTTGCGCCTCCTCAAACAAGCATCCGTATGCGAGCAATGGAACAAACCCTTCTGGCTGCAACTCGTCGGCTCTGGCATCACAACAGCCTGGGCAGCGCATCTGGGTGCGATCCTCCCCCAGGCCAAATGGCCAGCCATTACGTGTATGAACATCTGGGAGCATCAGCTCGTAAAACCCGCGATTGAAGTTCGGGGCGGCTTTTACCGCGTCACTGAAACGCCTGGCCTCGGCGTAGAAATTGACCCTGCAGCAATAGAACAATACGCCGCAGACTACACCTGGGTCGATCCCCCTCGCCACCTTTACGCGTACCGTCGCAAAAGCGGTGAAGTCACCTATTATGCCTGCACCAAACAGGACATGCACCATGTCTATCCCGAAGATTCCCAGCCCATATCAGAACCCGACTCATCGCTCGATGTCATCGAAGACGACGGCACACAAGCATTTGACAAATTGTACAGCGAATCGCAAAAGTCGGCCGTGCGAAAAAAATGTGAGGTATAA
- a CDS encoding VOC family protein, producing MGENKLLFDHIHIISEDPRASAAWYVDKLGATINSEYELRSAPQINVSLGELTLLIRGRRSGEDPSRPAPMRDFEDYSSHNEYGTDHFGFTYRGDLQAYCEVLRDKGVEFVVEPWEFIPGSGGVICYIAAPDGVSIELVQARQH from the coding sequence ATGGGAGAAAACAAGCTGTTGTTTGACCACATCCATATTATCAGCGAGGATCCGCGAGCTTCGGCAGCGTGGTACGTCGATAAATTAGGCGCGACGATTAATAGTGAGTACGAACTTCGCAGCGCGCCGCAGATCAACGTGAGTCTGGGAGAATTGACGCTTCTGATCCGAGGAAGACGCTCCGGTGAAGATCCGTCCAGGCCCGCGCCTATGCGCGATTTTGAGGATTATTCGAGCCATAACGAATACGGTACCGATCATTTTGGTTTTACATATCGAGGCGACTTGCAGGCGTATTGCGAGGTGTTGCGCGATAAAGGGGTAGAGTTCGTAGTCGAGCCGTGGGAATTTATCCCCGGTAGCGGCGGTGTGATATGTTATATCGCTGCACCCGATGGTGTCAGTATTGAGCTTGTTCAGGCGAGGCAGCATTGA
- a CDS encoding Gfo/Idh/MocA family oxidoreductase — MAVQCIHLGVGGRGKWPVAMFADRDDVESVAFVDVDEGNMNAAMEVSGLPESRCFRTLEQALNNVESDCVIVITPPDSHVEMILEAVRAGKHVLVEKPFTKTLASAKHVVEEADRMGVKVGVSQNAKYNPATMTLSRHLREETYGKASFGLFTKIGWRSKGVHHSGHDDHSYLWERGIHDLDTMRYILGALPVRMWAHSFNPPWSPYKDGAGVSGWVEFDGGATATYFATFEPHKSGGETRVDVDEGTLSLEGGNLVLTRRKADPEILPLDEGPTSTDLIVNQFVAWINGGEEPEFSGRNNLVTVAMVEGMGISSESGRIVSLKEFVNV; from the coding sequence ATGGCAGTGCAGTGTATTCATCTGGGTGTTGGCGGCAGGGGAAAGTGGCCGGTTGCTATGTTTGCCGATCGAGATGATGTGGAAAGTGTGGCTTTTGTCGATGTTGACGAAGGCAATATGAATGCGGCTATGGAAGTGTCGGGTTTGCCCGAGTCGCGGTGTTTTAGGACGCTTGAGCAAGCCCTGAACAATGTGGAATCGGATTGCGTGATTGTTATCACCCCTCCAGATTCCCATGTGGAGATGATTTTAGAAGCGGTTCGAGCGGGTAAGCACGTTCTGGTCGAAAAGCCATTTACGAAAACTCTGGCGTCGGCAAAGCATGTTGTGGAGGAGGCCGACCGCATGGGGGTCAAAGTGGGGGTGAGTCAAAATGCCAAATACAATCCGGCGACGATGACCCTATCGCGCCACTTGCGAGAAGAGACATATGGCAAGGCGAGTTTTGGGCTTTTTACCAAGATAGGTTGGCGCAGCAAGGGAGTCCACCATTCGGGTCACGACGATCATTCCTATTTGTGGGAGCGAGGCATTCACGATTTGGATACCATGCGATATATTTTGGGCGCGTTGCCCGTGCGGATGTGGGCACATAGCTTTAATCCGCCCTGGAGTCCGTATAAGGACGGGGCAGGAGTTTCGGGCTGGGTGGAATTTGATGGTGGGGCGACTGCGACCTATTTTGCGACTTTTGAGCCGCATAAATCGGGCGGCGAAACCCGGGTGGATGTGGATGAAGGCACGCTTTCCCTTGAGGGTGGCAATCTCGTTTTGACGCGCCGCAAGGCCGATCCAGAAATATTGCCTCTGGACGAGGGACCCACTTCGACAGACCTGATTGTCAATCAATTTGTCGCGTGGATAAATGGCGGTGAAGAACCCGAGTTTTCAGGGCGCAATAATCTGGTGACTGTGGCAATGGTCGAGGGGATGGGCATTTCCTCAGAGTCCGGACGGATTGTGTCGCTCAAGGAGTTTGTGAATGTGTGA
- a CDS encoding D-2-hydroxyacid dehydrogenase — protein MKVLINDRLDDHHLVQIQSSVDDIDLIIPESSDDALEIMPEIDIIFGGMSRDMFKRAERLKWVQTWGAGVDGMMYAEFIHSEVILTSAKGTVGVHLSEHAMALLLGLTRGIARAVRTADWNERMPIRHASWELIDKTMGIVGLGGTGCDVAIRAHAFGMKIIAVDPEDVEVPDCVEACWKMDRFYDLLSASDIVVVCCPLTEETRGLFDHLAFEKMQNHALLINVTRGKIMDDASLVAALETGQIAGAGLDVTPQEPLPDDHPLWHMPNVIITPHTAGGSPNRQDRIVNLFCENLRRFLNGEDMLSVIDNNKGY, from the coding sequence GTGAAAGTATTGATTAACGATCGCCTGGACGATCACCACCTGGTACAGATTCAATCGTCGGTTGATGATATCGACCTGATTATCCCCGAGTCAAGTGATGATGCGCTGGAAATTATGCCCGAAATTGACATCATTTTTGGGGGTATGAGCCGCGATATGTTCAAACGTGCCGAACGCTTGAAGTGGGTGCAGACCTGGGGCGCGGGCGTCGATGGCATGATGTATGCCGAATTTATCCATAGTGAGGTGATTCTGACGAGTGCAAAGGGCACTGTGGGCGTTCATTTGTCGGAACACGCGATGGCTCTTTTGCTCGGATTGACGCGAGGAATTGCGCGCGCGGTCCGAACGGCTGATTGGAATGAGCGTATGCCCATTCGCCACGCATCGTGGGAATTGATCGATAAAACAATGGGTATTGTGGGGTTGGGGGGCACTGGATGCGATGTGGCAATTCGGGCGCATGCGTTTGGCATGAAAATTATAGCTGTTGATCCAGAAGACGTCGAGGTGCCAGACTGTGTAGAGGCATGCTGGAAGATGGATCGTTTTTACGATCTTTTATCCGCGTCTGACATCGTGGTGGTCTGCTGTCCATTGACAGAGGAAACGCGCGGGCTTTTTGACCACCTGGCATTTGAGAAGATGCAGAATCACGCGCTTTTGATCAATGTCACGCGGGGTAAAATTATGGATGACGCCTCTCTGGTTGCGGCATTGGAAACCGGACAGATTGCCGGGGCGGGGTTAGATGTGACGCCACAAGAGCCATTGCCGGACGATCATCCGCTGTGGCATATGCCCAATGTTATTATCACACCGCATACTGCAGGGGGGTCTCCCAATAGACAGGATCGCATTGTGAATCTGTTTTGCGAAAACTTGCGGCGTTTTCTGAATGGGGAAGATATGCTGAGTGTGATCGATAACAATAAGGGGTATTGA